One part of the Musa acuminata AAA Group cultivar baxijiao chromosome BXJ1-5, Cavendish_Baxijiao_AAA, whole genome shotgun sequence genome encodes these proteins:
- the LOC103972990 gene encoding protein CUP-SHAPED COTYLEDON 3-like — MGLRDIESTLPPGFRFYPSDEELVCHYLQKKVANERVSCGTMVEVDLHTREPWELPEVAKLSANEWYFFSFRDRKYATGSRTNRATKSGYWKATGKDRTVYDPATRAVVGMRKTLVFYSGRAPNGMKTNWIMHEFRLESPHTPPKEDWVLCRVFNKKKGDPTSSSLENEQDNNHSLGCFSSFMESSPPQHEQQFLDGCYEQITSSFPVVPPQEDNSSNTFLSLAALRYNFLGLPQDMDSTRMTGVGSSDLGGDDYGLVLDMGLEDHDLVGGVTANLGGIRFQGGRDQLFF, encoded by the exons ATGGGTCTAAGGGACATTGAGTCCACCCTCCCGCCAGGTTTCAGGTTCTATCCAAGTGACGAGGAGTTGGTCTGccactatttacaaaagaaggtaGCTAATGAAAGAGTCTCCTGTGGAACCATGGTGGAAGTGGATTTGCACACTCGTGAGCCATGGGAACTTCCAG AGGTGGCCAAGCTCAGCGCCAacgagtggtacttcttcagctTTCGTGACCGGAAATATGCCACTGGCTCCCGCACCAATCGGGCAACCAAGTCTGGGTATTGGAAAGCAACTGGTAAAGATAGAACAGTCTATGATCCTGCCACTCGTGCGGTGGTGGGAATGAGAAAGACACTGGTGTTCTACAGCGGGAGAGCTCCAAATGGGATGAAGACCAACTGGATAATGCATGAGTTTCGACTGGAATCCCCACATACACCTCCAAAG GAAGACTGGGTCCTGTGTAGAGTCTTTAACAAGAAGAAGGGGGATCCAACGAGTAGCAGCTTGGAGAATGAGCAGGACAACAACCACAGTCTAGGTTGCTTCTCGTCATTTATGGAGTCATCCCCTCCTCAGCATGAGCAGCAATTTCTAGATGGATGCTATGAGCAGATAACCTCATCATTCCCCGTTGTCCCACCTCAGGAGGACAACAGCTCAAACACCTTCCTCAGTTTGGCAGCATTGCGTTACAACTTCCTTGGTTTACCACAGGACATGGACAGCACAAGAATGACAGGTGTGGGCTCCTCCGACCTTGGTGGAGACGACTATGGCTTGGTGTTGGATATGGGATTGGAAGACCACGATCTGGTGGGAGGAGTAACGGCAAATCTTGGAGGTATCAGATTTCAAGGTGGAAGGGATCAGCTCTTCTTCTAA